The region AGTCAAGGTGTTGGGTATTTAGATGATGGAACAATGGTTGTAGTTGAGCGAGCAAAAGATTTGCTAGGGCAACGATTGCATGTAATTGTCACAGGTGCAATCCAGACTCCAACAGGAAGAATGGTATTCGGCAAACTTGAGAAAAATCCTCCTACCAACAAATCTGACAAAACACGAGCATCTTCTGGCTAGATGTGGCTAGGCTCGAAACCTGAACAAATTTAAACCATATGACGGCATCTGCTCCTTACTACGGCGATTCAGCCGTAATGCGAACTCCCCCCCCAGACTTGCCATCCCTTTTGCTAAAGGAACGCATTGTTTATCTAGGACTTCCTTTGTTTTCTGATGATGATGCGAAAAGACAGCTTGGGATGGATGTAACTGAACTAATTATTGCTCAATTATTATTTTTAGAATTTGATAACCCTGAAAAGCCTATTTATTTCTATATCAATTCAACAGGAACAAGTTGGCACACAGGAGATGCAATTGGATTTGAGACAGAAGCCTTTGCTATTTGCGACACTATTAGTTACATAAAACCACCCATTCATACAATCTGCATCGGCCAAGCTATGGGAACAGCCGCAGTCATTCTCTCTGGTGGATCAAAAGGACATCGTGCAGCCTTACCTCACGCATCAATTGTTCTTCACCAGCCAAGAAGTGGTGCAAGTGGTCAAGCAACTGATATACAAATTCGCGCAAAGGAGGTTATTCATAATAAACAAGCAATGCTTGAAATACTTTCAAAAAATACTGGTAAAAGTGTAAGCCAATTATCAAAGGATTCTGACAGAATGAGTTATTTGAACCCACATGAAGCAGTTGAATATGGCCTAATAGATAGGGTCTTAACTAGTAGGAAAGATTTGCCCAAAAATATTAACTAACTTTCATTACTAAAACATTAATCTCTTATCTAATTTTTCATCATGCCTATTGGTACACCAAGCGTTCCTTACAGACTCCCAGGAAGTCAATTTGAACGCTGGGTAGATATATACACAAGACTAGGTGCAGAAAGGATTCTATTCCTTGGACAAGAGGTGACTGATGGGGTGGCAAATAGCTTGGTCGCTCAAATGCTTTATTTGGACTCTGAAGATAGTACAAAACCTATCTATTTATATATCAATAGCCCAGGGGGGTCAGTTACTGCAGGGCTTGCCATATATGACACTATGAAATACGTAAAAAGTGATGTTGTAACTATTTGTGTTGGTCTTGCCGCCTCAATGGGGGCATTCCTTCTATCAGCAGGAACCAAAAACAAACGTCTAGCCTTGCCACATAGCCGTATCATGATTCATCAACCTCTGGGAGGAACATCCCAAAGACAAGCAAGTGATATTGAAATCGAAGCAAAAGAGATTCTACGAATTAAGGACATGCTCAATCGTTCAATGGCTGAGATGACAGGACAGCCTTTTGAAAAAATTGAAAAAGATACTGACAGAGATTATTTTCTTAGTGCAAAAGAAGCTAAAGACTATGGTCTTATTGACAAAGTCATTTCCCATCCAAATGAGGCTTGATTTTTAAAAAATTAAATTTTTCACCCAAGTTACTTAATTTGTTTTCATTCGGTTCAACACAAACCCTACCTAATTTTAAAAAAGTCTTTATCCCATAGCTTTCTTATTTATAATTTATTTTTCGCAAGCTCGGCCCTAATAAAGGCCTTAAAAACATCAGAATGGCTAAACTTTTTTACGACTCAGATGCAGACCTCCAACTTCTTAGCCAAAAGACAGTGGCAATTATTGGGTATGGCTCGCAAGGGCATGCACATGCACTAAATCTCAAAGATAGTGGAATTGATGTTGTTGTCGGACTATATGAAGGCAGCAGGTCAGCAAGTAAAGCTTCTTCCGATGGCCTAGAAGTAATGAGTGTTGCAGATGCCTCTGCAAAAGCAGATTGGATAATGATCCTAGTCCCTGATGAATTTCAAAGAGATATATATGCCAAAGAAGTAGCTCCACATCTTAAACCAGGAAAAATCCTCAGCTTTGCTCATGGTTTCAATATTCGTTTTGGATTAATTGAGCCACCATCATTTGTTGATGTAGTAATGATTGCCCCAAAAGGGCCTGGACATACCGTTCGTTGGGAATTTCAAAATGGCCAAGGGGTACCAGCTCTTTTTGCAATTGAACAAGATGCTTCTGGCCAGGCTAGAAGTCTTGCAATGGCATATGCAAAAGGGATTGGAGGTACAAGAGCAGGAATCCTAGAAACCAATTTCAAAGAAGAAACAGAGACTGACTTGTTTGGAGAACAAGCTGTTCTTTGTGGAGGCCTTTCTGCACTTGTAAAGGCTGGGTTTGAAACACTAGTAGAAGCAGGATATCAACCAGAACTTGCTTATTTTGAATGCCTACATGAAGTCAAGTTAATTGTAGATTTAATGGTAAAAGGTGGACTCACGGCAATGCGAGATTCAATCTCCAATACTGCTGAATATGGTGACTATGTGAGTGGACCAAGGCTCATTAACGCTGACACAAAAAAAGAAATGAAAAAGATACTAGCTGATATACAAGATGGGACCTTTGCTAAAAATTTCGTAGCTGAATGTGAAGCAGGGAAGCCAGAAATGAAAAGAATTAGAGAAGAAGATTCCTTACTGCCTATAGAGAAAGTCGGGAAAGGACTTAGAGCAATGTTTAGCTGGCTTAAAACAGACTGATCATTTCAATCTCACTAATCATTGGAGCAGTTTTAATAGATCTATTGATTGGGGACCCTAAGTTCATACCCCATCCAGTAGAAATAATGGGGTGCTTGATCAAATTTCTAAGAGAGAAGGTTGAATCATCTGTACATAAAGGCCGTTTATTTTTTAGATTTGGAGGAACTCTAATAACATTTTCTGTTATTAGTCTAAGCGCACTATGTGGTTGGATTATTGAGCAATTGCTTTTCACAAGTTTTTTCCCAATCCCACAAGCTTTATCATATTTAATTGTTATTTTTGCATTAGCAAGTTCTTTAGCAGCCAAAAGCTTAAAGAGAAGTGTTCTAGAGATAATTAATTCACTGAACAATGATTTATTTAAAGATAATCTTGAATTAGCTCAAGAAAAACTAAGTCATATTGTAGGGAGAGATGTTGATAAACTAGACAGGAATGAAATACTTCGTGCAACAGCGGAGTCAGCTAGTGAAAATGCAGTTGACGGAATATTCGCACCATTATTTTGGATGCTTATAGGAATTATTTCATGGAATATCTCAACAACATTTCCAGGTCCATTAGCTTTTGCTTGGTTTTTCAAAGCCACAAGCACTATTGATTCTATGCTTGGTTATAAAGTAGGAAATCTTAGATGGATAGGCGAGTCAGGTGCCCGCCTAGACGATATTCTTACATTTTTACCCTGCAGGTTAGTTCTTATTTCTCTACCTCTAATTAGTAATAATTGGATGAAATTATTCTATATAATAAGAAAGGCATGGAGCGAAGGCTCAAAGGACATCTCTCCCAATTCTGGTATTTCAGAAGCTATTTTTGCACACTGTGCACAAGTACAGATGGGAGGAATAAATACATATAACAAACATTCTATCGAAAAACCAATCTTGGCCAAAAATGCGCCAATTGCAAACAT is a window of Prochlorococcus marinus subsp. marinus str. CCMP1375 DNA encoding:
- a CDS encoding ATP-dependent Clp protease proteolytic subunit; amino-acid sequence: MTASAPYYGDSAVMRTPPPDLPSLLLKERIVYLGLPLFSDDDAKRQLGMDVTELIIAQLLFLEFDNPEKPIYFYINSTGTSWHTGDAIGFETEAFAICDTISYIKPPIHTICIGQAMGTAAVILSGGSKGHRAALPHASIVLHQPRSGASGQATDIQIRAKEVIHNKQAMLEILSKNTGKSVSQLSKDSDRMSYLNPHEAVEYGLIDRVLTSRKDLPKNIN
- a CDS encoding ATP-dependent Clp protease proteolytic subunit → MPIGTPSVPYRLPGSQFERWVDIYTRLGAERILFLGQEVTDGVANSLVAQMLYLDSEDSTKPIYLYINSPGGSVTAGLAIYDTMKYVKSDVVTICVGLAASMGAFLLSAGTKNKRLALPHSRIMIHQPLGGTSQRQASDIEIEAKEILRIKDMLNRSMAEMTGQPFEKIEKDTDRDYFLSAKEAKDYGLIDKVISHPNEA
- the ilvC gene encoding ketol-acid reductoisomerase is translated as MAKLFYDSDADLQLLSQKTVAIIGYGSQGHAHALNLKDSGIDVVVGLYEGSRSASKASSDGLEVMSVADASAKADWIMILVPDEFQRDIYAKEVAPHLKPGKILSFAHGFNIRFGLIEPPSFVDVVMIAPKGPGHTVRWEFQNGQGVPALFAIEQDASGQARSLAMAYAKGIGGTRAGILETNFKEETETDLFGEQAVLCGGLSALVKAGFETLVEAGYQPELAYFECLHEVKLIVDLMVKGGLTAMRDSISNTAEYGDYVSGPRLINADTKKEMKKILADIQDGTFAKNFVAECEAGKPEMKRIREEDSLLPIEKVGKGLRAMFSWLKTD
- the cbiB gene encoding adenosylcobinamide-phosphate synthase CbiB, translating into MSLIIGAVLIDLLIGDPKFIPHPVEIMGCLIKFLREKVESSVHKGRLFFRFGGTLITFSVISLSALCGWIIEQLLFTSFFPIPQALSYLIVIFALASSLAAKSLKRSVLEIINSLNNDLFKDNLELAQEKLSHIVGRDVDKLDRNEILRATAESASENAVDGIFAPLFWMLIGIISWNISTTFPGPLAFAWFFKATSTIDSMLGYKVGNLRWIGESGARLDDILTFLPCRLVLISLPLISNNWMKLFYIIRKAWSEGSKDISPNSGISEAIFAHCAQVQMGGINTYNKHSIEKPILAKNAPIANIQNIKKILNLSLRLEILWIIILISLHLLLS